Below is a genomic region from Nitrospira defluvii.
CTCTCCCAACTCCGGCGCCACTCGAGCGTAGACACTGTCCGTGATGACCTTGCTCGGTTCCGCGGTCTTCAAGAACTTGCCGAACCCGCTCCCCTTGATAGTCACCACCTCGTCGAGGCCTCCGGTATTTGGGCTGTACGAATCGATCTTCGGCGTCACGAGCGTGAAATTGCCGACCTCGGTCTCCAGCACCTTCTTCTCGGCGCAGCAGGTGCCGTCCGGCTTGGGCGTGTTGGCGGCGCGTTTCACCACCACCGGACCACTCTTCGCGCTGAAAGGCACCCAGACATCAATGCGGTCATGCCCCCATCGATACACGATCGCCTGCACCCCGCCGATCTCGACGGTGTTTTCGCTCAACGAAAAATCGATATAGTTAAACGGCGTAGACCCGGCCTCCGAATAAAACCCGAAATTCTCTCCCGTGATTTTCAACAAGGTGCCGATGGGTGCCTCGGTCGGCGTCAAGGCCGTGGCCTTGGGCGTCTGCACGGTGTACGTCCCGATGGCCCGTTCCTGCCCGTTGCGCTTCATCACGACAGGGCCGGTTTGAGCGTCGAGCGGCACATGCACCACGATGGTCGTATCCGTCCACTGCGAGACCGTGGCCAGATGTCCGCCGAACAACACGCCATCCTCAGGATTCCTGCTTGTCCCGAACCCCTTGCCGAAGAGCACGACTTTTGTGCCGACCGGGCCGCTCGTTGGATCGACGCGCACCGACGCCAGCACTTTCACCGGCATCGAATTGCTCACCACCTGCTTCACCGGAGCGCAACACGACCCATCCGGCAACGGATCGGAAGAGGCCATGCGAATCACGACATCGCCCGACTGCACATTACCCGGCAACTCCACTTCGATCTTGTCGTCACGCCACTTGCGGACGCGCACGCTCACATCACCGACAGCCACGCTGTTGACGCCGAAAATCGTGTTGGGATCGCGCGGTCCGGCCGTGTTGCCGAAATGTTCGCCGATGATTTCTAGGATCGAGCCCGGCTCCGCTTCGGCCGGCGAGACCGAGTGAATCGTGGGTTGCAGCCTCGTAAATGACCCGGCCTTTACGTGTTTCTTGCCGATGATGACATCAACGGGACCATTTGCAGCCTGTGACGGCACCCGCACTTCGATGAGATCCGGATCCCACCGCTGAATCAGCGCAGGCACGCCTTGAAACATCACCTGATTAAACCGGGTCGATTTGAACGGACCGAAGCCTTTGCCCGTGATCGACAGCGTGGCTCCCGGCACGGCGGCATTGGGATGCAAAGCCGGAGGTTCAGCCGGGGCGGCCATGGAATCAACGGAAGTGGCCGCAAGGGCTAAGCTGACAATCGCACAAGTTATATATTTCATGGGATTCACTCCCTACCGATACCCTCTGACTGAGCCTGAACCGCAGGCCTGGTGAGGATGACATGATGGTACGCCAGATGAATGCCCCGCACGTGGCACAAAACCCCACGCAACTGAGGCAACGAAGCCGGATGGGGGGTGTGGTATCAAACCAGGAGACTTCCGGACTATAACAAGCGGTTTTTTTTGATGTCAAGGCAAGCGGAGACGGTGGATGGCAACGCGAGCAGTGGGTACGTCAGGCTCTGACTTGCACCAGTAATTCAAGTTCGATGGCGGCATGCAGCGGCAACTCCGCCGCCCCGAGCGCCACACGCGCATGGCGTCCAGCTTCACCGAAAATCTGCACCAGCAAGTCGGACGCTCCATTGATCACGGCCGGCTGTTGCACGAATCCGCTGGCCGACGCGACGTGGCCGACGACTCGCACGATCCGCTGTACACGATCCAACGAACCGAGTTCCTGTTTCACGACCGCTAAGGCGTTCAGGAGCGCCAGCCTCGCCGCTTCGGCTCCCCGCTCAACCGTCACGTCCTGCCCCAGCTTCCCTGTGATC
It encodes:
- a CDS encoding IPT/TIG domain-containing protein; translation: MKYITCAIVSLALAATSVDSMAAPAEPPALHPNAAVPGATLSITGKGFGPFKSTRFNQVMFQGVPALIQRWDPDLIEVRVPSQAANGPVDVIIGKKHVKAGSFTRLQPTIHSVSPAEAEPGSILEIIGEHFGNTAGPRDPNTIFGVNSVAVGDVSVRVRKWRDDKIEVELPGNVQSGDVVIRMASSDPLPDGSCCAPVKQVVSNSMPVKVLASVRVDPTSGPVGTKVVLFGKGFGTSRNPEDGVLFGGHLATVSQWTDTTIVVHVPLDAQTGPVVMKRNGQERAIGTYTVQTPKATALTPTEAPIGTLLKITGENFGFYSEAGSTPFNYIDFSLSENTVEIGGVQAIVYRWGHDRIDVWVPFSAKSGPVVVKRAANTPKPDGTCCAEKKVLETEVGNFTLVTPKIDSYSPNTGGLDEVVTIKGSGFGKFLKTAEPSKVITDSVYARVAPELGENVSRTEVLFNGVGAIVQSWTDTEIKVKIPHRHSYGVGKLGEFNPDLTSGPLVVRRGSWDLLPDGSCCTPKKWLTLEAGTFTIQPSGLPDASYWRNPNPDNSHFH
- a CDS encoding RidA family protein, with protein sequence MSIDEKLSGLGLTLPAAPKPVASYVPAVLAGDLLYLSGILPFRDGQVAITGKLGQDVTVERGAEAARLALLNALAVVKQELGSLDRVQRIVRVVGHVASASGFVQQPAVINGASDLLVQIFGEAGRHARVALGAAELPLHAAIELELLVQVRA